Proteins co-encoded in one Populus trichocarpa isolate Nisqually-1 chromosome 10, P.trichocarpa_v4.1, whole genome shotgun sequence genomic window:
- the LOC7468469 gene encoding phosphatidylinositol-3-phosphatase myotubularin-1 isoform X7 encodes MRIIVFGFRPKTKQRRAIYDGLLRCTKPSRPWDLYAFNCGPSKFTNANPKVRLLNECFRLLGKGFCSASIDMIDKGSYTLSNELWRISNVNSDYIMSPSYPFALIVPKSISDEEVVHASSFRSKGRLPVVSWCHPGTGAVLARSSQPLVGLMMNMRSNTDEKLVAALCSQLGGDKKGRRKLYIADARPRKNALANVAMGGGSESPSHYFQSEVVFFGIDNIHAMRESLSRLRDYLDTHGSTSSDGTLSLLRHGGWTWGGGNLSSMSASVATLGDSGWLIHVQSVLAGSAWIAARVALESASVLVHCSDGWDRTSQLISLANLLLDPYYRTFTGFQALIEKDWLAFGHPFEERMGMPTVSGCSDKPLDLSRQSSVGSFPSSPMRQSSGSFAPQAPSSSHAQNQYSPIFLQWIDCVSQLLRMYPFAFEFSSAFLVDLLDCVLSCRFGNFFCNSEKERQLVGVSESCGCLWAYLADLRSSEGRSHVHYNLFYSPLKHKGPLLPPAAALAPTLWPQFHLRWACPSEAQAGELEAQCRNMSLKFSELQKAKEGAEKKAKETTNAMESLSAELQNEKRLSSSAMALAKRASKESAAIKRAIQSLGCKVHFAGGGDTTVDIETNPMGITQESVFSHSKRESDGIVQHQYNSDLSISISAVADDVVSNNPLDRVCGAICPSRARDGGCRWPEAGCAQLCSQFIGVKANYDAIDSLSIYETYFDTREEGK; translated from the exons ATgagaattattgtttttggtttcCGGCCCAAAACAAAGCAG aGACGGGCTATATATGATGGGTTATTAAGGTGCACAAAACCATCAAGACCCTGGGATCTTTATGCTTTTAACTGTGGACCGTCCAAATTTACTAATGCTAACCCAAAAGTGCGCTTGTTGAATGAGTGCTTCCGTCTTCTTGGAAAAGGCTTTTGTAGTGCATCAATAGATATGATCGACAAAGGGTCATATACACTGTCTAATGAGTTGTGGAGAATCAGTAATGTAAATTCCGACTACATAATGTCCCCGAGTTACCCTTTTGCCTTAATTGTTCCAAAATCCATCAG TGATGAAGAAGTGGTCCATGCATCCAGCTTTCGTTCCAAGGGTCGCTTGCCTGTAGTTTCTTGGTGTCATCCTG GAACTGGAGCAGTCCTTGCACGTTCATCTCAACCCTTAGTTGGTCTAATGATGAATATGAGGAG CAACACAGATGAAAAGCTTGTCGCAGCACTTTGCTCTCAACTTGGTGGTGATAAAAAGGGGCGGAG GAAGTTATATATTGCTGACGCAAGACCTAGAAAAAATGCTTTAGCAAATGTGGCTATGGGAGGTGGCTCAGAATCACCATCACACTATTTTCAATCCGAG GTAGTTTTCTTTGGGATAGACAACATACATGCTATGCGTGAGAGTCTTTCTCGGCTTAGGGACTACTTGGATACTCATGGCTCCACTTCATCAGACGGAACATTATCACTCTTG AGACATGGTGGCTGGACCTGGGGTGGAGGCAATCTCAGCAGTATGTCTGCTTCTGTGGCAACCCTCGGTGACAGTGGTTGGTTAATACATGTCCAAAGTGTCTTGGCTGGTTCAGCTTGGATTGCTGCTCGTGTTGCTTTGGAATCAGCATCAGTACTTGTACATTGCAG CGATGGATGGGATAGAACTAGTCAGCTGATTTCACTTGCTAATTTGTTGCTTGACCCTTACTATCGGACATTCACTGGGTTTCAG GCGCTCATTGAAAAAGACTGGCTAGCATTTGGTCATCCATTTGAAGAGCGAATGGGAATGCCAACTGTATCTGGATGCAGTGATAAGCCTCTTGATTTATCTAGGCAATCTTCAGTTGGGAGTTTTCCATCATCACCCATGCGACAGTCATCAGGATCATTCGCACCTCAAGCTCCTAGTTCTTCTCATGCACAGAACCAATATTCTCCTATATTTTTGCAG TGGATTGATTGTGTTTCACAATTATTGCGGATGTATCCCTTTGCTTTTGAGTTCTCCTCG GCTTTCCTGGTGGACTTATTGGACTGTGTGCTTTCATGTCGTTTTGGTAACTTCTTCTGCAATAG TGAGAAGGAAAGGCAGCTAGTTGGTGTCTCTGAATCTTGTGGATGCTTGTGGGCTTATTTGGCTGATTTGCGTTCTTCAGAGGGAAGGTCTCATGTGCACTATAACCTTTTCTATAGTCCTCTGAAACATAAGGGCCCATTGTTACCTCCAGCAGCAGCTTTAGCCCCGACTCTATGGCCCCAGTTCCATCTTCGGTGGGCTTGTCCTTCAGAAGCCCAAGCTGGGGAGCTTGAAGCTCAATGCCGGAATATGTCTTTAAAATTCTCTGAACTACAGAAG GCAAAAGAAGGAGCAGAGAAGAAAGCTAAAGAAACCACAAATGCCATGGAATCATTATCTGCAGAACTACAGAATGAGAAGCGACTCAGTAGCTCTGCTATGGCATTGGCTAAGAGGGCGAGCAAGGAAAGTGCAGCCATAAAGCGAGCCATACAGTCATTGGGATGCAAAGTTCATTTTGCTGGCGGTGGTGACACTACTGTTGATATCGAGACCAACCCTATGGGAATTACACAGGAATCTGTGTTTTCTCACTCAAAAAGAGAATCTGATGGTATTGTCCAGCATCAATACAATTCAGATCTATCGATTTCCATTTCAGCAGTGGCAGATGATGTTGTTTCCAACAATCCACTCGATCGAGTGTGTGGTGCTATATGCCCTTCACGCGCAAGAGATGGAGGCTGCCGGTGGCCAGAGGCTGGTTGTGCTCAATTATGTAGTCAGTTTATTGGGGTGAAGGCAAACTACGACGCAATTGATAGTCTCTCTATATACGAAACTTATTTTGACACA AGAGAAGAAGGGAAATAG
- the LOC7468469 gene encoding phosphatidylinositol-3-phosphatase myotubularin-1 isoform X5 yields MWTCGGEIKNSHMGTPEQCSWSDQFAYIHVTCFTLYAKVVKSQSAPRQSEKTPSQRLLQVIGRDMRIIVFGFRPKTKQRRAIYDGLLRCTKPSRPWDLYAFNCGPSKFTNANPKVRLLNECFRLLGKGFCSASIDMIDKGSYTLSNELWRISNVNSDYIMSPSYPFALIVPKSISDEEVVHASSFRSKGRLPVVSWCHPGTGAVLARSSQPLVGLMMNMRSNTDEKLVAALCSQLGGDKKGRRKLYIADARPRKNALANVAMGGGSESPSHYFQSEVVFFGIDNIHAMRESLSRLRDYLDTHGSTSSDGTLSLLRHGGWTWGGGNLSSMSASVATLGDSGWLIHVQSVLAGSAWIAARVALESASVLVHCSDGWDRTSQLISLANLLLDPYYRTFTGFQALIEKDWLAFGHPFEERMGMPTVSGCSDKPLDLSRQSSVGSFPSSPMRQSSGSFAPQAPSSSHAQNQYSPIFLQWIDCVSQLLRMYPFAFEFSSAFLVDLLDCVLSCRFGNFFCNSEKERQLVGVSESCGCLWAYLADLRSSEGRSHVHYNLFYSPLKHKGPLLPPAAALAPTLWPQFHLRWACPSEAQAGELEAQCRNMSLKFSELQKAKEGAEKKAKETTNAMESLSAELQNEKRLSSSAMALAKRASKESAAIKRAIQSLGCKVHFAGGGDTTVDIETNPMGITQESVFSHSKRESDGIVQHQYNSDLSISISAVADDVVSNNPLDRVCGAICPSRARDGGCRWPEAGCAQLCSQFIGVKANYDAIDSLSIYETYFDTREEGK; encoded by the exons GGAGAGATATgagaattattgtttttggtttcCGGCCCAAAACAAAGCAG aGACGGGCTATATATGATGGGTTATTAAGGTGCACAAAACCATCAAGACCCTGGGATCTTTATGCTTTTAACTGTGGACCGTCCAAATTTACTAATGCTAACCCAAAAGTGCGCTTGTTGAATGAGTGCTTCCGTCTTCTTGGAAAAGGCTTTTGTAGTGCATCAATAGATATGATCGACAAAGGGTCATATACACTGTCTAATGAGTTGTGGAGAATCAGTAATGTAAATTCCGACTACATAATGTCCCCGAGTTACCCTTTTGCCTTAATTGTTCCAAAATCCATCAG TGATGAAGAAGTGGTCCATGCATCCAGCTTTCGTTCCAAGGGTCGCTTGCCTGTAGTTTCTTGGTGTCATCCTG GAACTGGAGCAGTCCTTGCACGTTCATCTCAACCCTTAGTTGGTCTAATGATGAATATGAGGAG CAACACAGATGAAAAGCTTGTCGCAGCACTTTGCTCTCAACTTGGTGGTGATAAAAAGGGGCGGAG GAAGTTATATATTGCTGACGCAAGACCTAGAAAAAATGCTTTAGCAAATGTGGCTATGGGAGGTGGCTCAGAATCACCATCACACTATTTTCAATCCGAG GTAGTTTTCTTTGGGATAGACAACATACATGCTATGCGTGAGAGTCTTTCTCGGCTTAGGGACTACTTGGATACTCATGGCTCCACTTCATCAGACGGAACATTATCACTCTTG AGACATGGTGGCTGGACCTGGGGTGGAGGCAATCTCAGCAGTATGTCTGCTTCTGTGGCAACCCTCGGTGACAGTGGTTGGTTAATACATGTCCAAAGTGTCTTGGCTGGTTCAGCTTGGATTGCTGCTCGTGTTGCTTTGGAATCAGCATCAGTACTTGTACATTGCAG CGATGGATGGGATAGAACTAGTCAGCTGATTTCACTTGCTAATTTGTTGCTTGACCCTTACTATCGGACATTCACTGGGTTTCAG GCGCTCATTGAAAAAGACTGGCTAGCATTTGGTCATCCATTTGAAGAGCGAATGGGAATGCCAACTGTATCTGGATGCAGTGATAAGCCTCTTGATTTATCTAGGCAATCTTCAGTTGGGAGTTTTCCATCATCACCCATGCGACAGTCATCAGGATCATTCGCACCTCAAGCTCCTAGTTCTTCTCATGCACAGAACCAATATTCTCCTATATTTTTGCAG TGGATTGATTGTGTTTCACAATTATTGCGGATGTATCCCTTTGCTTTTGAGTTCTCCTCG GCTTTCCTGGTGGACTTATTGGACTGTGTGCTTTCATGTCGTTTTGGTAACTTCTTCTGCAATAG TGAGAAGGAAAGGCAGCTAGTTGGTGTCTCTGAATCTTGTGGATGCTTGTGGGCTTATTTGGCTGATTTGCGTTCTTCAGAGGGAAGGTCTCATGTGCACTATAACCTTTTCTATAGTCCTCTGAAACATAAGGGCCCATTGTTACCTCCAGCAGCAGCTTTAGCCCCGACTCTATGGCCCCAGTTCCATCTTCGGTGGGCTTGTCCTTCAGAAGCCCAAGCTGGGGAGCTTGAAGCTCAATGCCGGAATATGTCTTTAAAATTCTCTGAACTACAGAAG GCAAAAGAAGGAGCAGAGAAGAAAGCTAAAGAAACCACAAATGCCATGGAATCATTATCTGCAGAACTACAGAATGAGAAGCGACTCAGTAGCTCTGCTATGGCATTGGCTAAGAGGGCGAGCAAGGAAAGTGCAGCCATAAAGCGAGCCATACAGTCATTGGGATGCAAAGTTCATTTTGCTGGCGGTGGTGACACTACTGTTGATATCGAGACCAACCCTATGGGAATTACACAGGAATCTGTGTTTTCTCACTCAAAAAGAGAATCTGATGGTATTGTCCAGCATCAATACAATTCAGATCTATCGATTTCCATTTCAGCAGTGGCAGATGATGTTGTTTCCAACAATCCACTCGATCGAGTGTGTGGTGCTATATGCCCTTCACGCGCAAGAGATGGAGGCTGCCGGTGGCCAGAGGCTGGTTGTGCTCAATTATGTAGTCAGTTTATTGGGGTGAAGGCAAACTACGACGCAATTGATAGTCTCTCTATATACGAAACTTATTTTGACACA AGAGAAGAAGGGAAATAG
- the LOC7468468 gene encoding uncharacterized protein LOC7468468, whose protein sequence is MSTDDFPLLDAPPPHPTTRHPDAASVTTTGDYYYSDHDKSSATPSSKRNHQNHYYNNNNKRSKSNSNTELESSDYRDYRKDREEWSDTAISCLLEAYTEKFNQLNRGNLRGRDWEEVAEAVSERGGSNNKKSVEQCKNKIDNLKKRYKVELQRISGSGSSWHWFKHIEVIMGNACNGKSSGGGAAAAAGGDSEGGGGGSCGNANVVVKQVKRYTSGSAAFANSLKTKPVTNLKWRRVVFKISGSALAGNCQNIDPKVAMQIAQEVATASRVGLEIAIVLGGRNFFCGESWISATGLERPTACQIGMMATVMNSVLLQSALEKHGVQARVQSAFAMPELAEPYSRQRAIRHLEKGRVVIFGGVGAGAGNPLFTTDTAAALRASEINADALLKGTIVNGVYDSHAGSSNIILDHISFRDVVSRGATSMDMMAITYCEENGIPVVVFNLLEPGNISRALCGDQVGTLIDQAGRIS, encoded by the exons ATGTCCACCGACGATTTCCCCCTCCTCGACGCGCCGCCTCCTCACCCTACAACGCGCCACCCAGATGCCGCCTCCGTCACGACAACCGGCGATTACTACTACTCCGATCACGACAAATCGTCCGCCACACCCTCCTCGAAACGCAACCACCAAAACCACtactacaacaacaacaataagagATCGAAATCAAACAGCAACACAGAGTTAGAATCCAGCGATTACCGAGATTACAGGAAGGATAGAGAGGAATGGAGCGATACGGCGATATCGTGTTTGCTGGAGGCGTACACGGAGAAATTTAATCAGTTGAATAGAGGGAATTTGAGAGGGAGAGATTGGGAGGAAGTAGCGGAAGCTGTGAGTGAGAGAGGAGGGAGTAATAATAAGAAGAGTGTGGAGCAGTGTAAGAATAAGATTGATAATTTGAAGAAGAGGTATAAAGTGGAGTTACAGAGGATTAGTGGGAGTGGGAGTAGTTGGCATTGGTTTAAACATATCGAGGTGATCATGGGGAATGCGTGCAATGGGAAGagtagtggtggtggtgctgctgctgctgctggggGAGATAGTGAGGGTGGTGGTGGAGGGAGTTGTGGGAATGCTAATGTGGTGGTTAAGCAAGTTAAAAG GTATACATCTGGCAGTGCTGCCTTTGCTAATAGTCTCAAAACTAAACCGGTGACGAATTTAAAATGGCGGAGAGTAGTGTTTAAAATCAGCGGTTCTGCATTGGCTGGGAATTGCCAGAATATTGACCCCAAG GTAGCTATGCAGATTGCTCAGGAAGTAGCAACAGCTAGCCGTGTTGGACTGGAG ATAGCGATTGTTCTTGGAGGTCGTAATTTCTTTTGTGGAGAATCGTGGATTTCTGCTACTGGCTTAGAGAGGCCTACTGCATGCCAGATTGG CATGATGGCAACAGTTATGAATTCAgttttgcttcaatcagccttGGAGAAGCACGGTGTTCAAGCTCGTGTGCAAAGTGCATTTGCAATGCCAGAGTTAGCTGAACCCTATAGCAGGCAACGGGCCATCCGACATCTCGAGAAAGGAAGAGTTGTCATATTTGGTGGTGTTGGTGCTGGTGCTGGGAATCCTCTATTTACTACTGACACGGCAGCTGCTTTGAGAGCTTCTGAGA tcAATGCAGATGCACTCCTTAAAGGTACCATTGTTAATGGCGTCTATGATAGCCATGCTGGTAGCAGCAATATAATACTGGATCACATATCATTCAGAGACGTGGTTTCGAGGGGGGCTACCTCAATGGACATGATGGCAATTACGTACTGTGAAGAGAATGGGATTCCTG TGGTGGTCTTTAATTTGCTCGAGCCTGGGAACATCTCAAGAGCATTATGTGGAGACCAAGTTGGCACTTTAATTGATCAAGCAGGAAGGATTAGTTAA